In the genome of bacterium HR17, the window CGCCGAGGGCGGTTCGGGAAACCAGAACCCGAATTGGAAGACCCTCAGCTCCGCAGCGTGTTCGGTGAAACCGATACATCTGTCAACCGCAAAGTCCATGCCGCTTTAGCCCACGACCTGACGCCTGTCGTCTGTGTCGGCGAAACTTTGGTAGAACGCACCGCAGGACAGACAGACTCGGTCATCGCCGCGCAACTGCGTGGCGCTTTGGCAAGCCTGAACGCGGCGCAAATTACCCGCGTCGTCATCGCTTACGAACCCGTCTGGGCGATCGGCACGGGCAAGGTGTGCGACGCCTCTGAAGCCAACCGCGTCTGTGGGCTCATCCGCCACCTCATCGGCGAACAGTTCGGCGATGCCGCTCAGCAAGTGCGCATCCTGTATGGTGGCAGCATCACGCCCGACAACATCGCCGAGTTAGCCGTTCAAGAGCATATTGACGGCGGTTTGGTCGGTGGTGCTTCCCTCAAACCTGACAGTTTCGCCGCCATCGTCAAAGCGGCAGCCGCTGCCAAAGCCTGAGGCATACCGCCATACCGAACGAGGGGGAGGAAACGCTGTCATGCGGTGGGCATGGTTCGTTCTCGTCGTCGGGACTGTATTGGGAGCGGTCATCGGCTACCAAATTGCCCAATGGTTGCGCCCGCCACAAGCAACGGAGTTGACCGCGCCCGTCACAGCGGCGCCGAGTAAGACGACGGTCGCCCTCAACACCCTGTTCGTCCAGGTCGCTAAACGGGCAGAAGCGTCCGTCGTCCACATCGCGACGACGGCGCCCGTGCCGGAAGAGTATCGCCTCTTTCGCGAGTTCTTCTTTGGCGAAAAAGTGCCCGAACGCGTCCCCGCCAACTACGGATCGGGGTTCTTTTTCCGCAGCGACGGTTATGTCCTGACGAACTTCCATGTCGTCGCCAACGCTGATACGATCCGCATCGGCGCGGACGAACGGTCAGAGTTCCCCGCGCGCCTTGTGGGGTTTGATCCCTTGCTGGATGTCGCTGTCGTCAAGGTAGAGGCGCCCCATCGGCGCTTTACAGCGTTGCCGCTGGGTGATTCTGACCGAATAGAGAAAGGCGAATGGGTCATGGCGGTCGGCAACCCCTTTGGTCTGGACAAGACCGTGACGGTCGGTGTCGTCAGCGCTAAAGGGCGGGAGTTTGAAGAGTTGGATGGACGCCCCGCTGTGTCGTCGTTCATTCAAACAGACGCTGCCATCAACCCTGGAAACAGCGGCGGTCCGCTGTTGAACCTACAGGGCGAGGTCATCGGCATCAACACCTTCATCTTGGGGCAAGGCGGGAACATCGGTATCGGCTTCGCCATTCCCATCAACGAAGTCAAGCGGATTTTGGACCGCTTGCTGCAAGGCGGACGCGTCACGCGGGGTTTTTTGGGGGTCAGTTTGATGGATGCCAATTCGCCTGAAGCCGCCCGGTGGGGTATAAAAGCCTCCGAGGGCGCGGTGATCGTGGAGATGCCCGTTAACTCACCCGCTTACCGCGCAGGGCTACGCCCCGGCGATATCGTCGTGCGGTTCAACGGGATCCTCGTGCGGGACGCCGCCCATTTGCGCCGGCTCGTGCTGCAACAACCCGGCGGCGCCATCGTCAAGGTGGAAGTGCTGCGCAACGGGCGCCGACAAGCCTTCACCGTCACTTTGGGCAGCCGCTGAACGCCTTAATCCGTCTCACCGACCGCTCGTATCAGCCGATCGCGGGCAACAGCAAGGTCGTAAACTGCTTGGGCGTGATTGAGTTGCGCTCGGACCAACGCCGCCACAGCATCCAAATACTCAACCAAAACGCTTCGCCCCGCTTCGTAACGGACCTTTGCGACACGAGCGTCTTCTTCAGCGGCGTGCAGCGCTGCTCGTGCTGTCTGGACATTTTGCCGGGCAGCGAGAAGTTCTCTAAGCGCTGTATCCACTTCACGGACAATTTGCAATTTGACTTGCTCCAAGTCAGCCAACGCTTTTTCCCTCATCGCTTCCGCTTCGTTGACAGTTGCTTTCCTCCGTCCGCCGTCAAGAATTGGCAAGCCCAAAACTATGCCGACGAGGTAGCCTCCCGTCCCTTGCCCCATGCCTCCCGTTCCTCTCATGTAATCCGCCATTGCCATCAAACCGACCTGAGGTGCATACAGGGCTTTGGCTGCTTGCAGCGCAAAATTTTGTGCGTTCACTTGTTGAGTTGTGCGACGAATTTCTGGACGGTTTTCAAAAGCGGTGGCAAGCAACTTCTCCCGCTCTAACGGAATCGGTAGCGTTTCATCGGCGCTAAATTCATCGGTCAACTCCACCTGAGAATCAGGATGGATGCCCATGACCGTTTTCAAGGTCAGGATGGCAATTTCGTAATCTCGCTGGGCATTGACGAGCATTTGTCTTGCGTTCGCCAATTCCGCTTCAGAGCGCAAGACCCAGAACTCTGGGATTCGTCCAACATCCGCTGCAACTTTGTCAATCCTCACTCTCTCCTCCATCGCTCGCACATATGCTTCGGCGACGCGAACCATTTGTCGCATCAGCAACGCTTGTCGGTAGGCGATTTTCGTTTCCAGCGCTACATCAAGGCGCATCGCTTCAAGTCGCGCTTGAGTGGCGTGGCGCAACGCTTCGGCTTGACGGATAAGCGCCTCCAACCGACCACCAGTGAACAGAGGGAACATGAGCATGGCGTTGGCATCAACGAAGGAACGACGGGGCAGCAGCATCGTGGCAGACGGCATAACGGTTGATGGAGATGTCAGAATGCCACCTTCAGTGCCCATGCTGGCGAAGGTATTGACAGAAAGTTGCAGCCGTTTTTCGGAGCGCATCATTTGCAGTTTCGCTTCGGCGGCTTTCAACTCAGCGACAGCGCCCCGCAGAACGGGACTTTCCCGCAAAGCGATTTCAACGGCTTGTCGCAAACTCAACTTGCCTTCA includes:
- the tpiA gene encoding Triosephosphate isomerase, whose protein sequence is MRIPVVAANWKMHKTVSEACAFVDTFLPLVRDVTDCTVVLCPPFTALHAVSQKLRGTSVALGAQNLFWREQGAFTGEISPLMLRDVGCTFVIVGHSERRGRFGKPEPELEDPQLRSVFGETDTSVNRKVHAALAHDLTPVVCVGETLVERTAGQTDSVIAAQLRGALASLNAAQITRVVIAYEPVWAIGTGKVCDASEANRVCGLIRHLIGEQFGDAAQQVRILYGGSITPDNIAELAVQEHIDGGLVGGASLKPDSFAAIVKAAAAAKA
- the htrA_2 gene encoding Putative serine protease HtrA: MRWAWFVLVVGTVLGAVIGYQIAQWLRPPQATELTAPVTAAPSKTTVALNTLFVQVAKRAEASVVHIATTAPVPEEYRLFREFFFGEKVPERVPANYGSGFFFRSDGYVLTNFHVVANADTIRIGADERSEFPARLVGFDPLLDVAVVKVEAPHRRFTALPLGDSDRIEKGEWVMAVGNPFGLDKTVTVGVVSAKGREFEELDGRPAVSSFIQTDAAINPGNSGGPLLNLQGEVIGINTFILGQGGNIGIGFAIPINEVKRILDRLLQGGRVTRGFLGVSLMDANSPEAARWGIKASEGAVIVEMPVNSPAYRAGLRPGDIVVRFNGILVRDAAHLRRLVLQQPGGAIVKVEVLRNGRRQAFTVTLGSR
- the bepC_2 gene encoding Outer membrane efflux protein BepC codes for the protein MRWVTFTVLFALPSLLLAQTQPSELLSTRPKIEGKLSLRQAVEIALRESPVLRGAVAELKAAEAKLQMMRSEKRLQLSVNTFASMGTEGGILTSPSTVMPSATMLLPRRSFVDANAMLMFPLFTGGRLEALIRQAEALRHATQARLEAMRLDVALETKIAYRQALLMRQMVRVAEAYVRAMEERVRIDKVAADVGRIPEFWVLRSEAELANARQMLVNAQRDYEIAILTLKTVMGIHPDSQVELTDEFSADETLPIPLEREKLLATAFENRPEIRRTTQQVNAQNFALQAAKALYAPQVGLMAMADYMRGTGGMGQGTGGYLVGIVLGLPILDGGRRKATVNEAEAMREKALADLEQVKLQIVREVDTALRELLAARQNVQTARAALHAAEEDARVAKVRYEAGRSVLVEYLDAVAALVRAQLNHAQAVYDLAVARDRLIRAVGETD